A genomic segment from Bacillus cereus G9842 encodes:
- a CDS encoding NAD-dependent epimerase/dehydratase family protein: protein MKKNASLLITGANGFTGRHACQYFLEQGFHVIPMFQNRAHREKIRNGITCNLTNKSEVIKVMKQIKPDYVLHLAGRNSVIESWTSALEYIEINVIGTLYLLEAIKQEASHCRTLVIGSALQADSMDEMKISNPYSLSKTMQVIIAEAWGELMDSNIIIAKPSNLIGPGVSNGICSILAKKMIDIESGRSKAIIEVNSLKDSRDFLDVRDAVKAYHVLLRDGINGKQYNIGSGVKRSLLDVLEQYKELTQLNFFIEETEKSGSDSNESLVIEEIKRLGWIPEIEFHQSLKDVLEYAKCSDICMQ from the coding sequence ATGAAAAAAAATGCGAGCCTTTTAATAACTGGTGCAAATGGTTTTACAGGACGCCATGCTTGCCAATATTTTTTAGAGCAGGGCTTTCATGTAATTCCTATGTTTCAAAATCGTGCACATAGAGAAAAAATTAGAAATGGTATTACTTGTAATTTAACTAATAAGAGCGAAGTAATAAAGGTAATGAAACAAATAAAGCCAGACTACGTATTGCATTTAGCAGGAAGGAATTCGGTCATAGAATCTTGGACATCTGCTCTTGAATATATAGAGATTAACGTAATAGGAACGTTATATTTATTAGAAGCAATTAAGCAAGAAGCATCGCATTGTAGAACATTAGTTATAGGATCTGCTTTGCAAGCAGATAGTATGGACGAAATGAAAATTTCAAATCCATATAGTTTAAGTAAAACGATGCAAGTCATTATTGCAGAGGCTTGGGGAGAATTAATGGATTCAAATATTATCATTGCAAAGCCTTCAAATTTAATTGGTCCAGGGGTATCGAATGGCATTTGTTCGATTCTCGCAAAGAAAATGATAGATATAGAATCAGGTAGAAGTAAAGCTATTATTGAAGTAAACAGTTTGAAAGATAGTAGAGATTTTCTAGATGTACGTGATGCGGTTAAAGCGTATCATGTGTTATTACGAGATGGAATAAATGGAAAACAATATAACATCGGATCAGGAGTAAAACGATCTTTATTAGATGTACTAGAACAATATAAAGAATTAACACAGCTAAATTTTTTTATAGAGGAAACAGAGAAAAGTGGGAGCGACTCAAATGAGAGTTTAGTAATAGAGGAAATAAAAAGGTTAGGTTGGATCCCAGAAATTGAATTTCATCAATCATTAAAAGATGTACTTGAGTATGCGAAGTGTAGTGACATCTGCATGCAATGA
- a CDS encoding undecaprenyldiphospho-muramoylpentapeptide beta-N-acetylglucosaminyltransferase yields MSKTILFTGGGTAGHVMINIVLIPKFIEQGWRVEYIGSKNGIEKSLVKNVKYNSVSTGKLRRYWDWENFKDPFKIISGCLQSYKLIKKTKPDVIFSAGGFVSVPVAIGAWLNRVPIIIREPDSTLGLANKIALPFATKLCTTFPQTGENVSNEKKVYVGPIVREEIEKGNVLRGRRYCEFQQDKPVLLIMGGSQGAKWINDMVRKCLDTILLNFNIIHICGKGKVDPSIGMEGYMQFEYIGDELPHILNMASVVVSRAGSTAISELLFLKKPMLLIPLTNSSSRGDQGLNAEYFSRQGYAEVILQDRVNTNTFIHAVNKLYTNQEKYIQNMNEYKKTNDEGIHQLVDIINDVVK; encoded by the coding sequence ATGAGCAAAACGATTCTTTTTACTGGGGGCGGTACAGCCGGACACGTTATGATTAATATTGTATTAATTCCTAAATTTATAGAGCAAGGATGGAGAGTCGAGTATATTGGATCCAAAAATGGAATTGAAAAATCATTAGTGAAAAATGTTAAATACAATAGTGTTTCAACGGGCAAGCTTAGGAGATATTGGGATTGGGAGAATTTTAAAGATCCTTTTAAAATTATAAGCGGTTGTTTACAAAGTTATAAATTAATTAAGAAAACAAAGCCTGACGTTATCTTTTCAGCAGGAGGATTTGTTTCAGTTCCTGTAGCTATAGGAGCATGGTTAAATCGTGTGCCTATAATTATACGTGAACCAGATAGCACATTAGGACTTGCCAATAAAATAGCATTACCTTTTGCTACAAAGCTATGCACAACATTTCCTCAGACAGGAGAAAATGTAAGTAATGAGAAGAAGGTTTATGTAGGACCGATTGTAAGGGAAGAAATTGAGAAGGGTAACGTATTAAGAGGAAGAAGATATTGTGAATTTCAACAAGATAAACCAGTGTTATTAATTATGGGTGGGAGTCAAGGTGCTAAATGGATAAATGATATGGTAAGGAAATGTTTAGATACAATACTATTAAACTTTAATATTATTCATATATGTGGTAAAGGGAAGGTAGACCCATCTATTGGCATGGAGGGGTATATGCAATTTGAATATATAGGAGACGAGTTGCCGCATATACTAAATATGGCAAGTGTTGTAGTTTCCAGAGCGGGTTCTACTGCTATTTCTGAATTGTTATTTTTGAAGAAACCGATGTTGCTTATCCCGTTAACTAACAGTTCCAGTAGGGGAGATCAAGGTTTAAATGCTGAATATTTTTCACGGCAAGGATATGCGGAAGTAATACTCCAAGACAGAGTAAATACGAATACATTTATACATGCAGTAAATAAGTTGTATACAAATCAGGAGAAATATATTCAAAACATGAATGAATATAAAAAAACAAATGATGAGGGGATTCATCAATTAGTAGATATAATAAATGATGTGGTGAAGTAA
- a CDS encoding DUF2515 domain-containing protein has product MDQSNSNHTYNGPSKALPLSLFDVKNELKQKSKLIPSDTLYKLTKEEQLIINKIKIQTEQLNKNNVTRTRAYYQFYIQYPEIHWALLGHMVSRNGGWNMTDLKGDLYTRILSEKDQFIFFSFLERGNWLIFQDVYPQFLLYEQSVKKSQKLFHLLPHLNVSTFMETMWNDFWKTGNKKTLAIATIINEQNYLEKRVIQNVQFKKTVLNSIGFKLFDFFQFNHILFPFYENDKKQKVLLFGDTMKHFTSLHERILIGKRLYSLLFRDTHVLSQIISWAQHHPHTGSRKDYWPHLFSSVNESFSREFYKRRIKKCQLRNDAYRIYSPALIYAWRDMKHEEVDSEDWFTDWQVVHYLVDKEENINGQITEDYCKTLEKIELAILAKKNVLLREEE; this is encoded by the coding sequence ATGGACCAAAGCAATTCAAATCATACATATAACGGACCTTCCAAAGCACTGCCCCTCTCCCTATTCGATGTAAAAAATGAATTGAAACAAAAAAGCAAGCTTATTCCTTCTGATACCTTGTATAAATTAACGAAAGAAGAGCAACTCATCATCAACAAAATAAAAATACAAACAGAACAGCTAAATAAAAATAATGTTACAAGAACACGCGCATACTACCAATTTTACATTCAATATCCAGAAATACATTGGGCACTGCTTGGACATATGGTATCACGTAACGGCGGTTGGAATATGACTGATTTAAAGGGCGATTTATATACGAGAATCTTATCAGAGAAAGATCAATTCATATTTTTTTCTTTTTTAGAAAGAGGGAATTGGCTTATTTTCCAAGATGTATACCCTCAATTTTTACTTTACGAACAAAGTGTAAAGAAATCACAAAAGTTATTTCACCTTCTCCCTCACCTAAATGTTTCTACATTTATGGAAACGATGTGGAACGATTTTTGGAAAACAGGCAACAAAAAAACATTAGCCATTGCAACTATTATTAATGAACAAAACTACTTAGAAAAAAGAGTGATTCAAAATGTACAATTTAAAAAGACCGTACTAAATAGTATTGGATTTAAACTCTTTGATTTCTTTCAGTTTAATCATATCCTTTTCCCATTCTACGAAAATGATAAGAAACAAAAAGTGTTACTATTTGGTGATACAATGAAACATTTCACTTCCTTACATGAACGAATATTAATTGGAAAAAGATTATATTCATTATTATTTCGAGATACACATGTTTTATCTCAAATAATAAGCTGGGCCCAACACCATCCACACACGGGATCAAGGAAAGATTACTGGCCCCATTTATTTTCAAGTGTAAATGAATCTTTTTCCCGTGAGTTTTATAAGCGCCGAATAAAAAAATGCCAGTTACGAAATGACGCTTATCGCATATACAGCCCTGCACTCATCTATGCATGGCGAGATATGAAGCATGAGGAAGTTGACAGTGAAGATTGGTTTACCGATTGGCAAGTTGTACATTATTTAGTTGATAAGGAGGAAAATATAAATGGACAAATTACAGAAGACTACTGCAAAACACTCGAAAAAATTGAACTCGCAATTCTCGCAAAGAAAAATGTCCTCCTCCGAGAAGAAGAATGA
- a CDS encoding CBO0543 family protein yields MSSSEKKNEFLALVVTIFLSAIIGTCLDAFFVHKQIYSFPARPFSSTFSVNIAFTLFVLPILTVIFIHISKKLSKVSRILFIISIGICASLFEQIAESLGLFIHSTNWNHTYSLFDYMIFHSFIWNIYNWIKK; encoded by the coding sequence ATGTCCTCCTCCGAGAAGAAGAATGAGTTTCTAGCATTAGTAGTTACAATCTTTCTCTCTGCTATTATTGGAACTTGTTTAGATGCTTTTTTTGTTCATAAACAAATATATTCCTTTCCAGCTAGACCCTTCTCATCCACATTTTCGGTTAATATAGCTTTTACATTATTCGTACTGCCGATTTTAACAGTTATCTTTATACACATTTCAAAAAAACTATCTAAAGTTTCTAGAATTCTATTTATTATTTCAATTGGTATTTGTGCTAGCCTTTTTGAACAGATTGCTGAAAGTTTAGGTTTATTTATACACAGTACGAATTGGAACCATACATATTCTTTATTTGATTATATGATTTTCCATTCTTTTATTTGGAACATATATAATTGGATAAAAAAATAA
- a CDS encoding histidine phosphatase family protein, whose protein sequence is MSTYIYMVRHGESPKLEGNERMRGLTEKGRMDARRVTDILKAEKIDTFISSPYNRAMLTIEESANFHEKEIVVYENLKECMFSSEGQVISDKEVYPLVQKMFSNPDFSRTEGESYADCQRRVVKVLKEILIDFQGRKIVIGTHGLVMTLMMNYFDKQYGFEFLMNTSKPDIYKMEFKEEQLMNVERLWKAE, encoded by the coding sequence ATGAGCACATATATTTATATGGTTAGACATGGTGAATCACCAAAACTAGAAGGAAATGAAAGAATGCGCGGGTTAACTGAGAAGGGACGTATGGATGCCCGTAGAGTAACTGACATATTAAAAGCGGAGAAAATTGATACTTTTATTTCCAGTCCCTATAATCGGGCTATGTTAACGATAGAGGAGTCAGCTAATTTCCATGAAAAAGAAATAGTAGTATATGAAAATCTTAAAGAGTGTATGTTTTCAAGTGAGGGTCAGGTTATATCAGACAAAGAGGTGTATCCACTTGTACAGAAGATGTTCTCTAATCCGGACTTTTCACGAACGGAAGGAGAGTCATATGCAGATTGCCAGAGAAGAGTAGTGAAAGTATTAAAAGAAATCTTAATAGATTTTCAAGGACGCAAAATTGTAATTGGTACACATGGGCTTGTCATGACATTAATGATGAACTATTTTGATAAACAATATGGTTTTGAATTTTTAATGAATACGTCAAAACCGGATATATATAAGATGGAGTTTAAAGAAGAACAATTAATGAATGTAGAGAGATTATGGAAAGCGGAATAA
- a CDS encoding UDP-N-acetylglucosamine 4,6-dehydratase family protein: MLNKIILITGGTGSWGHELIKQLLEKSPKEIRIFSRNETVQFEMQQQFINDERLKFIIGDIRDKDQLVYACQGVHYIFHLAALKHVPVCEYYPYEAIKTNIHGTQNVIEASIQMRVEKVIYVSTDKAADPSNTYGMTKAIGEKLMVHANIQTKKTKFICVRGGNVLGTSGSVVPLFKQQIKKSSQVGITDANMTRFFLTVEDAVGLLFKAVYQGRGGEIFVMKMPACKITDLAEVLIEDSEKRNVKVKEVGIRPGEKLSEMLLSEVESKTSISFDQNYFVVLPTIPIEGLQEYYSSYPLVDVKSFSSQQDLLAKHEVKQMLLKGGFLR, from the coding sequence ATGTTAAATAAAATAATTTTAATTACTGGTGGTACAGGTTCGTGGGGGCATGAACTTATAAAACAACTATTAGAAAAATCACCGAAAGAAATTAGAATTTTTTCAAGAAATGAAACGGTTCAGTTTGAAATGCAGCAACAGTTTATAAATGATGAAAGGTTAAAATTTATTATTGGAGATATTCGTGATAAAGATCAACTAGTCTATGCTTGCCAAGGTGTACATTATATATTTCATCTTGCAGCTTTAAAACACGTTCCAGTATGTGAGTATTATCCTTATGAAGCTATAAAAACCAACATACATGGTACGCAAAATGTAATTGAAGCCTCTATACAGATGCGAGTTGAAAAAGTTATATATGTTTCAACGGATAAAGCAGCTGATCCATCAAATACGTATGGGATGACAAAAGCAATTGGTGAAAAATTAATGGTTCATGCGAATATACAAACGAAGAAAACAAAATTCATTTGTGTTCGTGGTGGAAATGTTTTAGGGACGAGTGGAAGTGTAGTACCGCTTTTTAAACAACAAATTAAAAAATCTTCACAAGTAGGGATTACCGATGCGAATATGACTAGATTTTTCTTAACAGTTGAAGATGCTGTTGGATTGTTATTTAAAGCCGTATATCAAGGTAGAGGCGGGGAAATCTTTGTTATGAAAATGCCGGCATGTAAAATAACAGATTTAGCAGAAGTGTTAATTGAAGATTCGGAAAAAAGGAACGTTAAGGTAAAAGAGGTAGGGATAAGACCAGGTGAAAAATTAAGTGAAATGCTTTTATCTGAGGTAGAGAGTAAAACAAGTATAAGTTTTGATCAAAATTATTTTGTGGTACTACCGACCATTCCTATAGAAGGACTTCAAGAATATTATTCTAGCTATCCGCTAGTGGATGTGAAGAGTTTTAGTTCTCAACAAGACTTACTTGCAAAACATGAGGTGAAACAAATGCTATTAAAAGGAGGATTTTTGCGATGA
- a CDS encoding YczE/YyaS/YitT family protein, with protein sequence MRLTLFRYFLFFLGLIFFGLGNALAVKVKFLGLHPWEVLNMALYQKFGWTIGTWSVICGLCLVLISLLVDRKYINVGTFLNALLIGPIMDFFLQSNMLPDASNYLWINLLILFSGIAITGIGGGMYVAAGIGAGPRDGFMLTISDKTGLSISRARIIVECIVLVVGFMLGGPVFIVTFLYTFIQSPIFQQSFKMFQTLLHTLHNKKKISEHI encoded by the coding sequence ATGAGGCTAACTCTCTTTCGCTATTTTCTTTTTTTCTTAGGATTAATTTTCTTTGGCCTTGGAAATGCTCTTGCGGTCAAAGTTAAATTTCTAGGCTTGCACCCTTGGGAAGTTTTAAATATGGCTCTCTACCAAAAGTTTGGATGGACCATTGGTACGTGGAGTGTCATATGTGGGTTATGTCTCGTTCTAATATCTTTACTAGTAGATCGAAAATATATAAATGTCGGTACATTTTTGAATGCACTACTTATCGGTCCCATTATGGACTTTTTCTTACAATCAAACATGCTTCCAGACGCTAGTAATTATTTATGGATAAACTTACTCATTTTATTTTCTGGTATTGCCATTACAGGTATCGGGGGAGGGATGTACGTTGCAGCTGGGATTGGCGCTGGCCCTCGTGATGGATTCATGCTTACTATTTCCGACAAAACAGGACTTTCTATTAGCCGTGCTAGAATCATAGTAGAATGTATTGTACTAGTTGTTGGATTTATGCTAGGCGGTCCTGTTTTCATCGTAACTTTTCTGTACACCTTTATTCAAAGTCCAATCTTTCAGCAATCATTTAAGATGTTTCAAACACTTTTACATACTTTACATAACAAAAAGAAAATTAGTGAACATATTTAA
- a CDS encoding DUF6572 domain-containing protein: MKNKKGCKKYMNGYEVIDNQNTLFLSIVDTLDWKDEEAHVLRLYEAIHKYQAYVEEKRVNRIKSALETETRYVIQIFAQYECSEYGNDFYELIKDLLQDIEVELKIYIKNNKFIYI; encoded by the coding sequence ATGAAAAACAAAAAAGGGTGTAAGAAATATATGAATGGTTATGAAGTAATAGATAATCAAAATACGCTATTTCTTTCAATTGTTGATACGCTGGACTGGAAAGATGAAGAAGCGCATGTATTGCGTCTTTATGAGGCAATACATAAATATCAAGCGTATGTAGAAGAAAAAAGGGTTAATCGAATAAAGTCAGCATTAGAGACCGAAACTAGGTATGTGATTCAAATCTTTGCTCAATATGAGTGTAGTGAGTATGGAAATGATTTTTATGAACTCATTAAAGATCTTTTACAAGATATAGAGGTGGAGTTAAAGATTTATATAAAAAATAATAAGTTTATTTACATTTAA
- a CDS encoding alpha/beta fold hydrolase, translated as MIYRIKDAEIYYEIVGEGKPVIIIHGCAPDHRLMMKCMESVFQKYEGYKRIYIDLPGMGKSNAPNWINSSDRIVEVLITFIEEIISTEKFLLVGESYGGYLAKGILTKMFERVSGLLLVCPVVVAEPEKRILPDKQVIVQDEEFLNTLTSTEREKFCELAVIANEYTYTRFKEEIKPGLDVANYEFIERLQKNYSLTMDFQREKYEKPVLLLTGRQDISVGYQNIIEIIEEYPRATLAVLDMAGHNLQIEQPELFESLVGEWIRRTNQHIL; from the coding sequence ATGATATATCGAATTAAAGATGCAGAAATATACTATGAAATTGTGGGAGAGGGTAAACCGGTCATTATCATACATGGCTGCGCCCCTGATCATAGGTTAATGATGAAATGTATGGAATCAGTATTTCAGAAATATGAAGGTTATAAGCGAATATATATTGATTTACCTGGTATGGGGAAATCGAACGCTCCAAATTGGATAAATAGTTCAGATCGTATAGTAGAAGTGCTTATCACATTTATTGAGGAAATCATTTCTACTGAAAAATTTTTATTGGTAGGAGAATCATATGGAGGCTATTTAGCCAAAGGTATACTTACAAAGATGTTTGAGAGAGTTAGCGGATTACTATTAGTATGTCCTGTTGTTGTAGCGGAGCCAGAAAAAAGGATTCTTCCAGATAAACAGGTAATTGTACAAGATGAGGAATTTTTAAATACGCTTACTTCCACGGAAAGAGAGAAATTTTGTGAGTTAGCTGTAATAGCAAATGAATATACATATACGCGATTTAAAGAAGAAATTAAGCCTGGGTTAGATGTTGCTAATTATGAATTTATTGAAAGGTTGCAAAAGAATTACTCTCTTACTATGGATTTTCAGCGTGAAAAATATGAAAAGCCCGTTCTTTTACTGACTGGAAGACAAGATATATCAGTAGGTTATCAAAATATTATAGAAATTATTGAAGAATATCCCAGGGCAACATTAGCAGTGTTAGATATGGCAGGGCATAATTTGCAAATTGAGCAGCCTGAATTATTTGAGAGTTTAGTAGGAGAATGGATTAGACGAACAAATCAGCACATTTTATAA
- a CDS encoding sensor domain-containing protein: MKLNKNLQLCILIGTLICYSIYFMFFYLFPTHFSNSDVRFASLIVEAITFVSLIYSIYSKKVSSNPFWICITIAIGSFLLGKIVYTYQDSFFEIPIHRFTVSDVFYMFFLFFCLIAFCYKILKECNKWEKAFFICDICIVLTSIFTLEWYLFNQPSLNIFSLSLGDVFLSFLYPIADLLFLLLGVSLFFRPTIFKSKRKIYIFIFVLISSATFNYIYFYLNNHLSTETITLLRLLYRIPILLIAIAGSIPEDHNSHKNYFIVNPIIGKKALVVFPYLAVAILIGFTLKEQTSSSTLITGNCITFIFVLIRHSIVRMQNNSLTKRLQAFNAQLEEKVTLRTSDLVHKSEALSQKQQKFKSLYEYHPDPIFTIDLNGIFLNVNKAGSVLLGAPTDELLGETCFSIILDEDKHKLALALEKVKQQESASLQLSSQYKDGFTYFLYVTIIPIIIDGQISGSYIMVKDITALKKQQEEIKYLAFHDTVTKIGNRAFFHKKLKRVIKNAKIAGSEFALLYLDLDRFKAINDTLGHSSGDYILEEVAKRFQSCLPSHTHLSRIGGDEFTIIIENYTDEDYLFQLCNQLFECMKKSFIIHEHKLTLSLSIGIAIYPHSGIDTATLLKNANVAMYDAKAKELNSLSIYDDVIAKKIERRLRLEKDLPNALQNEELFLLYQPQVDSESNKIIGAEALIRWNHPELGIISPYEFIPIAEETLQIISIGKWTLEQACKQMKRWHGLGYSHLKIGVNLSAKEFEQEDFVRSISSTLTNTGLPASSLDLELTERIAMMDERETLIKLRTLKSLGIHISIDDFGTGYSSLAYLPLYPIDTLKIPREFITMSETCDDGMEIIKTIITLANTLGMSVIAEGVETKEHVNFLQKNKCQFIQGYYYSKPIHIDAFTELLENGIHPYYIANWNN, encoded by the coding sequence TTGAAATTAAATAAAAATTTACAATTATGTATATTAATTGGGACATTAATATGCTATTCAATCTATTTTATGTTTTTCTATCTGTTCCCTACTCATTTTTCAAATTCAGATGTACGCTTCGCTTCACTTATCGTTGAAGCCATTACATTTGTATCACTGATTTACTCTATATATTCTAAAAAAGTCAGTTCAAATCCGTTTTGGATATGTATTACAATAGCAATTGGTAGTTTTTTATTAGGGAAAATAGTATATACATATCAGGATAGCTTCTTCGAAATTCCAATACATCGTTTTACTGTTTCTGATGTATTTTACATGTTTTTTCTATTTTTCTGTCTTATCGCTTTCTGCTATAAAATTTTAAAGGAATGCAATAAATGGGAAAAAGCGTTCTTTATTTGTGATATATGCATAGTACTTACTTCCATATTTACATTAGAATGGTATTTATTTAACCAACCAAGTTTAAATATATTCTCTCTTTCACTAGGAGATGTTTTCCTTTCATTTTTATACCCAATTGCAGATTTATTATTTCTGCTGCTAGGTGTTAGTCTCTTTTTCCGTCCAACAATTTTTAAATCCAAACGGAAAATTTATATCTTTATTTTTGTATTAATAAGTTCTGCAACTTTTAACTATATTTATTTTTACTTAAATAACCACTTATCAACTGAAACGATAACATTATTACGTCTTTTATATAGAATACCTATATTACTTATTGCAATAGCTGGCTCTATTCCAGAAGATCATAATAGCCATAAAAATTATTTCATTGTAAACCCTATAATAGGAAAAAAAGCTTTAGTTGTATTTCCCTATCTTGCTGTTGCAATACTAATCGGGTTTACATTAAAAGAACAAACATCATCTTCAACTCTCATTACAGGAAATTGTATTACTTTTATTTTCGTACTCATTCGTCATTCTATCGTACGTATGCAAAACAATTCCTTAACAAAACGTTTGCAGGCATTTAATGCCCAACTAGAAGAAAAAGTTACTTTACGGACGTCTGATTTAGTTCATAAATCAGAGGCTCTTTCTCAAAAACAACAAAAGTTTAAATCATTATATGAATATCATCCTGACCCTATTTTCACCATTGATTTAAATGGAATATTCTTAAATGTAAATAAGGCTGGGAGTGTACTACTTGGTGCACCAACGGATGAGTTACTAGGTGAAACTTGTTTTTCGATTATTTTAGATGAAGATAAGCATAAGCTAGCATTGGCATTAGAGAAAGTGAAACAACAAGAATCGGCATCCTTACAACTTAGTTCTCAATATAAAGATGGCTTTACTTATTTTTTATACGTTACAATCATTCCTATTATAATAGACGGACAAATTTCAGGAAGCTATATTATGGTGAAAGATATTACTGCACTAAAAAAACAGCAAGAAGAAATTAAATATTTAGCATTCCATGACACAGTAACGAAAATTGGGAACCGTGCCTTTTTTCATAAAAAATTAAAGAGAGTTATAAAAAATGCTAAAATAGCAGGAAGCGAGTTTGCATTATTATATTTAGATTTAGATCGCTTTAAAGCAATTAACGATACACTTGGACATTCGTCAGGAGATTACATATTAGAAGAAGTAGCAAAGCGATTCCAATCATGTCTTCCATCACATACTCATCTTTCAAGAATCGGTGGCGATGAATTTACAATCATAATTGAAAACTATACTGACGAAGATTACTTATTCCAATTATGTAACCAATTATTTGAATGCATGAAAAAATCATTTATCATACATGAGCATAAATTAACTTTATCACTGAGTATCGGCATCGCTATTTATCCACATTCCGGAATCGATACCGCTACACTCCTGAAAAACGCCAATGTTGCAATGTATGATGCAAAAGCAAAAGAGCTTAACTCTCTCTCTATTTATGACGATGTAATCGCTAAAAAAATTGAAAGACGATTACGATTAGAAAAAGATTTACCAAACGCACTACAAAATGAAGAATTGTTCCTTTTGTATCAACCTCAAGTTGATAGTGAATCTAATAAAATCATCGGTGCAGAAGCTTTAATTAGGTGGAATCATCCTGAATTAGGTATTATTTCTCCATACGAGTTTATTCCGATTGCAGAAGAAACACTACAAATTATTTCAATAGGAAAATGGACATTAGAGCAGGCTTGTAAGCAAATGAAACGTTGGCACGGACTCGGATATTCACATTTAAAAATAGGTGTAAATTTATCTGCTAAAGAATTTGAACAAGAGGATTTTGTAAGGTCTATTTCTTCTACTTTAACAAATACAGGTTTACCAGCAAGCTCTCTTGATCTTGAATTAACAGAGCGAATTGCAATGATGGATGAACGAGAAACATTGATAAAACTGCGTACACTAAAAAGTCTAGGGATTCACATTTCAATCGACGACTTTGGTACAGGTTATTCTTCGCTAGCCTACTTACCTTTATATCCAATTGATACATTAAAAATTCCGAGAGAATTTATTACAATGTCTGAAACATGTGATGATGGAATGGAAATTATTAAAACAATCATCACATTAGCAAATACACTAGGAATGTCTGTCATTGCTGAAGGTGTAGAAACAAAAGAGCACGTAAATTTCCTTCAAAAAAATAAATGTCAGTTTATTCAAGGTTATTATTACAGTAAGCCTATTCATATTGATGCATTTACTGAGCTATTAGAAAACGGCATTCACCCATATTACATAGCTAATTGGAATAACTAA
- a CDS encoding YfmQ family protein, with the protein MTTWFIVTLFVFGAIKVLVSSMPTSVVESIISKFELHQKLEAENTSISIDGKNIEGEMKLQVIHEFNEALFLDKHYFPPHGEGTPIVIDTKKGNKEIRFSLYSYEEHIDVIKQYKKKVVAYRLRSKSLQTLAPLAIMEEYA; encoded by the coding sequence ATGACAACATGGTTTATAGTTACATTATTTGTTTTTGGAGCTATTAAAGTATTAGTTTCTAGTATGCCCACTTCTGTTGTAGAATCAATTATTAGTAAATTTGAGTTGCATCAAAAACTTGAGGCGGAAAATACTTCTATATCAATAGATGGAAAAAATATAGAGGGAGAAATGAAACTACAAGTTATTCATGAATTTAATGAAGCTTTGTTTTTAGATAAACATTATTTCCCGCCGCACGGAGAAGGGACACCAATAGTCATTGATACGAAGAAAGGGAATAAAGAGATTAGGTTTTCTCTATATAGCTATGAGGAACATATTGATGTCATTAAGCAATATAAGAAGAAAGTCGTTGCCTATCGTTTACGCTCTAAAAGCCTACAAACACTGGCACCATTAGCAATAATGGAAGAGTATGCTTAA